In Eublepharis macularius isolate TG4126 chromosome 4, MPM_Emac_v1.0, whole genome shotgun sequence, the following are encoded in one genomic region:
- the LOC129329407 gene encoding zinc finger protein 436-like isoform X1, giving the protein MWHQQLWYQEAKGPRETGLLGGPTAHCPKSEQEPSRTDRMWLSRKAKQEHEGVAGALADDEKVRGKEEMNLHWGRPWQVVLNETLLEGNKQNVFPFCDQEKVPPNKQEVERGLKSHPGKAAKQVFLYEEDLLEEEICGHKRVKTGTDESVCLRFHKDQIMQMEDKCYKCSHCGKISSCRTLLIKHERVHTGEKPYRCTICSKSFGQKEYLLIHERIHTGERPYKCLDCGKTFNKKAALSNHGRTHTGEKPYECSDCWKSFSTNSHLIRHIRVHTGEKPYKCSLCENSFSQRSDLVIREGTHSDEKPYKCPECEKSFNSRSNLTQHKEVHTGEKPYKCSECGKHFSKSFNLIEHKNIHTGEKPYKCAECQKSFISMSNLIHHKRTHTGEKPYECSECAKSFGTRSKLVEYKNIHRGEKPYSCSSCDKSFISSSNLINHKKVHTGERPYKCLDCGKSFTRRSKLVQHKRIHTGEKPYESSVYRKKLPSEIMLG; this is encoded by the exons ATGTGGCACCAGCAGCTCTGGTACCAGGAGGCCAAGGGGCCCAGAGAG ACAGGCCTTCTGGGAGGCCCTACAGCGCACTGTCCCAAATCAGAGCAGGAGCCATCACGCACTGACAGGATGTGGCTCTCCAGGAAGGCCAAACAGGAGCATGAAGGGGTGGCTGGAGCACTGG CAGATGATGAGAAAGTGAGGGGAAAAGAGGAGATGAATCTTCATTGGGGAAGACCTTGGCAAGTGGTACTCAATGAGACATTATTGGAGGGAAACAAGCAGAATGTCTTTCCATTTTGTGACCAGGAAAAGGTGCCTCCAAATAAGCAGGAGGTAGAAAGAGGGCTGAAAAGCCATCCAGGGAAAGCAGCTAAGCAAGTCTTTCTTTATGAGGAAGATTTACTTGAAGAGGAAATCTGCGGTCACAAGAGAGTCAAGACAGGTACTGATGAAAGCGTCTGTCTTCGCTTTCATAAGGATCAGATCATGCAAATGGAAGACAAATGTTATAAATGCTCACACTGTGGGAAAATTTCCAGTTGCCGAACACTCCTTATTAAACATGAGAGggtccacactggagagaaaccttaCAGATGCACCATCTGCAGCAAAAGTTTTGGTCAAAAAGAATACCTTCTTATTcatgagagaatccacacaggagaaagaccatataaatgcctagattGTGGCAAGACCTTTAATAAGAAAGCAGCCCTGAGTAACCATGGGAGAACCCATACAGGAGAGAAGCCGTATGAATGTTCAGACTGTTGGAAAAGCTTCAGCACAAATTCTCATCTCATAAGGCACATCCGAGTACAtacgggggagaaaccatataaatgttcgcTCTGTGAGAATAGCTTCAGTCAGAGGTCAGATCTTGTCATTCGTGAGGGGACTCACAGTGatgagaagccgtataaatgcccTGAGTGTGAGAAAAGCTTCAATTCTAGATCCAACCTCACTCAGCACAAGGAGgtacacacaggagagaaaccatacaagtGCTCAGAATGTGGGAAACACTTCAGCAAAAGCTTCAATCTTATCGAACATAAAAacattcacacaggagagaagccatacaaGTGTGCTGAGTGCCAGAAAAGCTTCATTTCAATGTCCAACCTGATACATCAcaaaagaactcacacaggggagaaaccgtatgaGTGCTCAGAGTGTGCGAAAAGTTTTGGTACTCGATCCAAGCTGGTAGAATATAAAAATATACATAGGGGTGAGAAGCCCTACAGTTGTTCCAGCTGTGACAAAAGTTTCATTTCAAGTTCTAACCTCATCAACCATAAAAAGGTACACACGGGAGAGAGACCATACAAATGCCTtgactgtgggaaaagcttcactcGTAGGTCCAAACTGGTACAGCataaaaggattcacacaggagagaaaccgtatGAATCTTCAGTCTACAGGAAAAAACTTCCGTCAGAAATCATGCTTGGTTAA
- the LOC129329407 gene encoding zinc finger protein 436-like isoform X2: MWHQQLWYQEAKGPRETGLLGGPTAHCPKSEQEPSRTDRMWLSRKAKQEHEGVAGALDDEKVRGKEEMNLHWGRPWQVVLNETLLEGNKQNVFPFCDQEKVPPNKQEVERGLKSHPGKAAKQVFLYEEDLLEEEICGHKRVKTGTDESVCLRFHKDQIMQMEDKCYKCSHCGKISSCRTLLIKHERVHTGEKPYRCTICSKSFGQKEYLLIHERIHTGERPYKCLDCGKTFNKKAALSNHGRTHTGEKPYECSDCWKSFSTNSHLIRHIRVHTGEKPYKCSLCENSFSQRSDLVIREGTHSDEKPYKCPECEKSFNSRSNLTQHKEVHTGEKPYKCSECGKHFSKSFNLIEHKNIHTGEKPYKCAECQKSFISMSNLIHHKRTHTGEKPYECSECAKSFGTRSKLVEYKNIHRGEKPYSCSSCDKSFISSSNLINHKKVHTGERPYKCLDCGKSFTRRSKLVQHKRIHTGEKPYESSVYRKKLPSEIMLG, from the exons ATGTGGCACCAGCAGCTCTGGTACCAGGAGGCCAAGGGGCCCAGAGAG ACAGGCCTTCTGGGAGGCCCTACAGCGCACTGTCCCAAATCAGAGCAGGAGCCATCACGCACTGACAGGATGTGGCTCTCCAGGAAGGCCAAACAGGAGCATGAAGGGGTGGCTGGAGCACTGG ATGATGAGAAAGTGAGGGGAAAAGAGGAGATGAATCTTCATTGGGGAAGACCTTGGCAAGTGGTACTCAATGAGACATTATTGGAGGGAAACAAGCAGAATGTCTTTCCATTTTGTGACCAGGAAAAGGTGCCTCCAAATAAGCAGGAGGTAGAAAGAGGGCTGAAAAGCCATCCAGGGAAAGCAGCTAAGCAAGTCTTTCTTTATGAGGAAGATTTACTTGAAGAGGAAATCTGCGGTCACAAGAGAGTCAAGACAGGTACTGATGAAAGCGTCTGTCTTCGCTTTCATAAGGATCAGATCATGCAAATGGAAGACAAATGTTATAAATGCTCACACTGTGGGAAAATTTCCAGTTGCCGAACACTCCTTATTAAACATGAGAGggtccacactggagagaaaccttaCAGATGCACCATCTGCAGCAAAAGTTTTGGTCAAAAAGAATACCTTCTTATTcatgagagaatccacacaggagaaagaccatataaatgcctagattGTGGCAAGACCTTTAATAAGAAAGCAGCCCTGAGTAACCATGGGAGAACCCATACAGGAGAGAAGCCGTATGAATGTTCAGACTGTTGGAAAAGCTTCAGCACAAATTCTCATCTCATAAGGCACATCCGAGTACAtacgggggagaaaccatataaatgttcgcTCTGTGAGAATAGCTTCAGTCAGAGGTCAGATCTTGTCATTCGTGAGGGGACTCACAGTGatgagaagccgtataaatgcccTGAGTGTGAGAAAAGCTTCAATTCTAGATCCAACCTCACTCAGCACAAGGAGgtacacacaggagagaaaccatacaagtGCTCAGAATGTGGGAAACACTTCAGCAAAAGCTTCAATCTTATCGAACATAAAAacattcacacaggagagaagccatacaaGTGTGCTGAGTGCCAGAAAAGCTTCATTTCAATGTCCAACCTGATACATCAcaaaagaactcacacaggggagaaaccgtatgaGTGCTCAGAGTGTGCGAAAAGTTTTGGTACTCGATCCAAGCTGGTAGAATATAAAAATATACATAGGGGTGAGAAGCCCTACAGTTGTTCCAGCTGTGACAAAAGTTTCATTTCAAGTTCTAACCTCATCAACCATAAAAAGGTACACACGGGAGAGAGACCATACAAATGCCTtgactgtgggaaaagcttcactcGTAGGTCCAAACTGGTACAGCataaaaggattcacacaggagagaaaccgtatGAATCTTCAGTCTACAGGAAAAAACTTCCGTCAGAAATCATGCTTGGTTAA
- the LOC129329402 gene encoding zinc finger and SCAN domain-containing protein 23-like — protein sequence MEKQDPAGPKSGGKLEGRGRDSDVVQGETIQEFLTGAAPQRIKQEPDEGLEQRWEAQWQAFLKMVTSPHPEWRHSQFPCSISEANLKLIQAAIKGAADASQWPRGEWLTQTLPDLLGEAQQSCRNLDSSQTLKVEILDDEDTFSLEMRRQRFRQFSYHEAEGPREICRQLQELCHQWLSPQKHTKEKILELLILEQFLTILPWEMQSWVRERGPETCAEAVVLAEDFLLMLQEPERQKPKTPGLLDEAFISIPKSEQDSADAIQIPLSMETSLLGDNDQVPENEEDTFRLQKSESEEMCVNGISLERAKGKFFQGPESEEIPGSQEGPERHQESYLWKMAEQALLCEDVDRSFHESPFQDRTEKCQRTGTSADFEKSLHQSLDLLKNQKKRVRKFKCSYCGATSNIRANIVVHERIHTGEKPYSCLTCGKSFSRKSTLVRHKRTHTGEKPYECSVCGKSFSIRCNLLRHERVHTGEKPYHCTYCGQNFSRRLLLVIHERTHTGEKTI from the exons atggaaaagcagGATCCAGCAGGACCCAAGTCTGGAGGGAAACTGGAAGGCAGAGGAAGAGACTCCGATGTTGTCCAGGGGGAAACCATCCAGGAGTTTCTAACTGGGGCAGCCCCGCAACGAATCAAACAAGAACCAGATGAAGGACTAGAGCAACGTTGGGAAGCTCAGTGGCAGGCGTTCTTGAAGATGGTGACGTCCCCCCATCCAGAATGGAGACACTCCCAGTTTCCCTGTTCTATTTCTGAGGCAAATTTGAAGTTGATTCAGGCCGCCATCAAAGGAGCAGCAGATGCCAGCCAGTGGCCTAGAGGGGAATGGTTGACTCAGACGCTGCCGGACCTCCTTGGCGAAGCACAGCAGTCTTGCAGAAACCTGGATTCTTCTCAGACGTTGAAGGTTGAGATTCTGGATGACGAGGACACCTTCAGCTTGGAGATGCGGCGTCAGCGCTTCAGGCAGTTCTCCTACCACGAGGCTGAGGGCCCCCGAGAGATTTGCCGGCAGCTCCAAGAACTTTGCCATCAGTGGCTGAGCCCTCAGAAACACACCAAGGAGAAGATCCTTGAGCTGCTGATTCTGGAGCAATTTCTGACTATCCTTCCCTGGGAAATGCAGAGCTGGGTCCGGGAACGTGGCCCCGAGACCTGCGCAGAGGCTGTGGTCCTGGCAGAGGATTTCCTCCTGATGCTACAAGAGCCTGAGAGACAGAAGCCAAAG ACTCCTGGCCTGTTGGATGAAGCATTTATTAGCATCCCCAAATCTGAGCAAGATTCCGCAGATGCTATACAGATACCACTATCTATGGAAACCAGCTTGCTGG GAGACAATGATCAAGTTCCGGAGAATGAAGAGGATACTTTTCGTCTGCAAAAGTCCGAGAGTGAAGAAATGTGTGTCAATGGAATATCCTTGGAAAGAGCCAAGGGGAAATTTTTCCAGGGTCCTGAGTCAGAAGAAATTCCTGGAAGTCAGGAGGGACCTGAAAGGCACCAGGAAAGCTACTTGTGGAAGATGGCTGAACAAGCCCTCCTGTGTGAAGATGTTGACCGTAGCTTCCATGAAAGCCCCTTCCAAGACAGGACTGAAAAATGTCAGAGAACTGGCACCAGTGCTGACTTTGAGAAGAGCCTCCATCAGAGCTTGGACCTTCTCAAGAACCAGAAAAAGCGGGTGAGGAAATTTAAGTGCTCCTATTGTGGCGCAACCTCCAATATCAGAGCAAACATTGTGGTACATGAGaggattcatacaggggagaagccttacTCCTGTTTAACCTGTGGCAAAAGCTTCAGTCGGAAATCAACCCTCGTCCGACACAAGAGGacacacacaggggagaagccgtatgAATGCTCAGtctgcgggaaaagcttcagcaTTCGGTGTAACCTCTTGCGGCATGAAAGGGTCCACACGGGTGAGAAACCCTATCATTGTACATATTGTGGACAGAACTTCAGTCGGAGACTTTTGCTTGTTATACATGAGAGGacccacacaggagaaaaaaccatataa